From the Luteolibacter sp. Y139 genome, one window contains:
- a CDS encoding PVC-type heme-binding CxxCH protein, with protein sequence MRRTLILLAALVVPVSAEPQTGMANGNPVKEAAGKMTVPPGFGVDLIAGEPDVVQPIAMCIDVRGRLWVAEGLTYPTRAKDGEGKDRIVIFEDADANGTFETRKVFADGLNLVSGIETGFGGVFVGAAPNLMFLADANGDDRADGEPQILLDGFGYQDTHETLNSFIWGPDGWLYGCHGVFTRSNVGKLGTPDDQRVPINAGIWRYHPTTQKFEVFAWGTSNPWGLDFNDWGEAFCEACVIPHLWHIIPGGYYQRQAGSHFNPFIYEPLETIADHHHWVGDIKDHAHWGKETPVSKEVADAGGGHAHSGFAICLSEEFPKEMRGSALFFNIHGHRMNNDVLERNGSGWTGKHSADVMLTNDQWFLGVAIEPGPDGALYFTDWHDETSCHRTDPLRWDRTNGRVYRLRHGDVKPWQGNMAKLSDVDLVKLQVEHNEWELRTARRVLQERVAKGGAVDPEAREFLVQTVRTHPDATRRLRALWCLSTCGLLDRSTLPLDDADENVRAWAVRLAAQSEMSVERSHWLKLASKEDSPVVLLSLCSALPKLPRELSMDLARWIAPKMTKADPNLTRMFWFGFESQVPRDESRAMAIALSCPDERLVKWTARRLETPNALVDTLSMAGKKTGLLLDALTGRLDEKPEERLSAPQLELISNLPGDAAVKAKVSALTERSGGQQAIGRLWKKVEDRKAKAADRLDSLRLLATFLEKKDEDRLAGLLDDPLLRLPAITAVPALLDQEAANDRVAGFTTEEKMAVSRIAAREGKGARLLEWLAAMKLKQQDVPADAVARLREVKDAALKEEVVQRWGAPTADASARRALIETWQGKLTPEVLAKAEPAKGRAIFDRTCAACHKLFGEGGAIGPELTGGQRGEVRHWLDNVLDPNGLIGQGYELHRIEKNDGTSITGMLAAENDDELILRMVGVETRVPKKDVKSNTALGNSMMPEGLLTGLSDDDVRDLIGYLMSPAQVKKE encoded by the coding sequence ATGCGTCGCACACTGATCCTCCTCGCAGCCCTCGTGGTGCCGGTTTCCGCCGAGCCGCAGACCGGAATGGCCAATGGCAACCCCGTGAAAGAAGCGGCTGGCAAGATGACCGTGCCGCCGGGTTTTGGCGTGGACCTCATCGCCGGTGAGCCGGACGTGGTGCAGCCGATCGCGATGTGCATCGATGTCCGGGGGCGGCTGTGGGTGGCGGAGGGGCTGACGTATCCGACGCGGGCGAAGGACGGTGAGGGGAAGGATCGCATCGTCATATTCGAGGACGCGGATGCGAATGGCACCTTCGAGACGCGCAAGGTTTTCGCGGACGGGCTGAACCTAGTCAGCGGGATTGAGACGGGCTTCGGCGGGGTGTTCGTGGGCGCGGCGCCAAACCTGATGTTCCTGGCTGATGCGAATGGCGACGACCGCGCCGACGGGGAACCGCAGATTTTGTTAGATGGCTTTGGCTACCAGGACACCCACGAGACGCTGAACTCCTTCATCTGGGGACCGGATGGCTGGCTCTATGGCTGCCATGGCGTCTTCACTCGTTCCAATGTTGGCAAGCTGGGCACGCCGGATGACCAGCGGGTGCCGATCAATGCGGGCATCTGGCGCTATCATCCCACCACTCAGAAGTTCGAGGTCTTCGCCTGGGGCACTTCGAATCCATGGGGGCTCGATTTCAACGACTGGGGTGAGGCCTTTTGCGAGGCCTGCGTGATCCCGCACCTGTGGCACATCATTCCCGGTGGCTACTACCAGCGGCAGGCGGGCTCGCATTTCAATCCCTTCATCTACGAGCCGCTCGAAACGATCGCCGATCACCATCACTGGGTCGGCGACATCAAGGATCATGCGCACTGGGGCAAGGAGACGCCGGTCTCGAAGGAAGTGGCGGATGCCGGTGGCGGGCATGCACACAGCGGCTTCGCGATTTGTCTGAGCGAGGAGTTCCCGAAGGAGATGCGCGGCAGTGCGCTGTTCTTCAACATCCACGGCCACCGCATGAACAATGATGTGCTGGAGCGGAATGGCTCGGGTTGGACCGGCAAGCACTCGGCCGACGTGATGCTGACGAATGACCAGTGGTTCCTCGGCGTGGCGATCGAGCCGGGGCCGGATGGCGCTCTGTATTTCACCGATTGGCACGATGAGACGAGCTGCCATCGCACCGATCCGCTGCGCTGGGACCGGACCAATGGCCGCGTCTATCGCCTGCGCCACGGCGACGTGAAGCCGTGGCAGGGGAACATGGCGAAGCTTTCCGATGTGGACCTCGTGAAGCTCCAGGTGGAGCACAATGAATGGGAGCTCCGCACCGCGCGCCGCGTGCTACAGGAGCGGGTCGCGAAGGGTGGTGCCGTGGATCCGGAGGCGCGCGAGTTCCTGGTGCAGACGGTGCGCACTCATCCCGATGCGACCCGCAGGCTGCGGGCGCTGTGGTGCCTGTCGACGTGTGGATTGCTAGACCGGAGCACGTTGCCGCTGGATGATGCGGACGAGAATGTCCGTGCGTGGGCGGTGCGCCTGGCGGCGCAGTCGGAGATGAGCGTGGAGCGCAGCCACTGGCTGAAGCTCGCGTCGAAAGAGGATTCGCCGGTGGTGCTGCTTTCGCTCTGCTCGGCGCTGCCGAAATTGCCGCGCGAGCTTTCGATGGATCTCGCCCGGTGGATCGCTCCGAAGATGACAAAGGCGGATCCGAATCTCACGCGCATGTTCTGGTTCGGCTTCGAGAGCCAGGTGCCGCGGGATGAATCGCGTGCGATGGCGATTGCGCTGAGCTGCCCGGATGAGCGCTTGGTGAAATGGACGGCGCGACGGTTGGAAACTCCGAATGCCCTCGTGGACACGCTTTCGATGGCCGGGAAAAAGACGGGCCTTCTGCTGGATGCCTTGACCGGCCGATTGGATGAAAAGCCGGAGGAGCGGTTGTCGGCACCGCAGTTGGAGCTGATCTCGAATCTGCCCGGTGATGCTGCGGTGAAGGCCAAGGTTTCCGCGCTCACCGAGCGCAGCGGCGGCCAGCAGGCGATCGGCCGCCTGTGGAAGAAGGTGGAGGATCGCAAGGCCAAGGCGGCGGACCGGTTGGATTCGCTGCGCTTGCTGGCGACGTTCCTCGAAAAGAAGGATGAAGACCGCCTCGCGGGCTTGCTGGACGATCCCTTGCTGCGGCTTCCCGCGATTACGGCGGTGCCTGCGCTGCTGGATCAAGAAGCGGCGAATGACCGTGTGGCAGGCTTCACCACCGAGGAGAAGATGGCCGTTTCCCGGATCGCCGCGCGTGAGGGCAAGGGCGCGCGGCTGCTGGAGTGGCTCGCGGCGATGAAGCTGAAGCAACAAGATGTCCCTGCGGATGCCGTGGCGCGGTTGCGCGAGGTGAAGGATGCCGCGTTGAAGGAGGAAGTCGTCCAGCGCTGGGGCGCGCCCACGGCGGATGCCAGCGCGCGTCGTGCCTTAATCGAGACGTGGCAGGGCAAGCTGACTCCGGAGGTGCTTGCAAAAGCGGAGCCCGCGAAGGGCCGCGCGATCTTCGACCGCACCTGTGCCGCCTGCCACAAGCTCTTCGGCGAAGGCGGGGCGATCGGGCCCGAGCTCACCGGTGGCCAACGCGGTGAGGTCAGGCATTGGCTGGACAACGTCCTCGATCCGAACGGTCTGATTGGCCAGGGCTACGAGCTCCATCGCATCGAGAAGAACGATGGCACTTCGATCACCGGCATGCTCGCCGCGGAGAACGATGACGAGCTGATCCTGCGCATGGTCGGCGTCGAAACGCGGGTGCCGAAGAAGGACGTGAAGAGCAATACCGCCCTCGGCAATTCGATGATGCCGGAGGGTCTACTCACCGGGCTCTCGGACGACGACGTGCGGGATCTGATCGGCTACCTGATGTCGCCTGCCCAAGTGAAGAAGGAATGA